A stretch of DNA from Acinetobacter sp. C26M:
TCAGGTTAATGGCTTTGATTTTGAAACTTTAGCCATGAGTCTTTTCATTTTTGTTGCTGTTTTGCCTGTGCTTGCAGTGGGGTGTATCAGCGCCAATAGTTGTTATGTGTTGATGTGCAAAAAGAAGTATGATTGCTTAAATCAATTTGAGAGAATTTAGAGGGAGAAAAGTATGCATCCCGAAGGATTACATACTCTGCATTTGTTTCACAGTGATGCTGTGCTTTGAATTCTTTCTTAAAGAGATAATCTTTCCTTTAGACAGGAAATGGATGTGATAGCTCTTTAAGCCGTCCGTTTTCGGATCAAGGGTAACTTCTGCAAACATCGGTGTTTGCCAAAGTTCATCACTACCTAAAATACCTAACCAAGCCTGTGCTTTTAAGGCAACACTAAATTCATCTTTTACTTCAAGATCAGTAATACTGAGTTCACTGCACCAATGTTCGGTTTTAGGAAATTCGGTTTTAGAAAATTTCCAGCAGATCGTAAGCGCCAGACTACTTTCAACGGGTGCTTTATCATCACTCTGTTGATCAATAACAGGGATTAACTGTTCAGCAAGGTCTTTTTCAAAAGAAAGAAGCATCTTTTGAATTCTTTTTTTACTGGAAAGAATGTACTTCAAACGTTTTTCTTGGGCCTGAAGCTCATGCTGAATTTCTAAAAGTTCATTTTCATTCATATTAGGTAATTCTGACAACGAGGTCTATGATTGAGATATTTCGGAAGTATATCCGAACTATCTCCTTATATTGTTAATAGTTTTTAATACAAATTTATTGGTTGTAAAAATGATCGAAACAGCTCGACTACGCTTAAGACAATGGCAAGAAGAGGACTATACCTCCTTTGCCGCAATGGGTAACAATCTACAGGTGATGGAGTATTTTCCAAAACTCCTGACCCGAGCTGAAAGTGATGCCATGATTGATAAAATGAAGTCGATTATTGAAACACAAGGCTGGGGCTTATGGGCGGTTGAATTAAAGCACAATCGGCAGTTTATTGGTTTTGTCGGTTTGCATGATCAACCCACGCAATTTTCTTTTTCACCTTGTGTGGAAATTGGATGGCGACTTGATCAAGTGTACTGGGGACAGGGCTATGCGCCCGAAGCTGCACAAGCCGCACTTGCATTTGCTTTTGAACAGTTAAAACTGGATAAAGTGGTTGCCTTTACGACGCTAGAAAATGCTAAATCACAAAAGGTGATGCAAAAATTACAGATGAAAAAAGTGTCCGAGTTTCAGCATCCTGCTTTAGCTGCAGATCATCCTTTAAGCTGGCATGTGCTATATGAGATTTTAAGATCTGATTTTATTGAATAAAGGGGATGTTATTAATTTATATGATTTTTATATCTAAGAATTAAGAAGTTTATCAATCCGCAATCATTTGAATCTTCCTGTATCCCATTTGTTTCAATTTGCAGCGATGCACAAAAAAAGCTTCTAAACACGGTATAACTAAGATTGCTCCAAACAATATGTTTTTTACCTATAGTGAGGAAATATCATGACAAACGAAAAACTTGATGAGTTAAAAGACCAAGCTGCAGAATTGGGGAGTGACTTAAAATACAAAGCAAAAGAAGCTCAGCTACAAGGTGAAAAAGCAGTTGATGACTTAAAACACTCTGCTGAAGAATTAAAGTTAAAAGGCGAAAAAGCGCTTGATGATTTAAAGAAAGATGTCTCTGAGCAAAATGCAGAAGGTAAAGAGGCTGTTTCATCTAAAGTGGATGATATCAAAGCCAAACTTGAAGATACGCAACACGCGGTTCAAGATAAATTTGACCACTTCAAAGAAGAGGCTAGTCATAAGTTAGATGATGCCAAAGCAAAAGCATCTGAACTAAAAGATGAAGCTGCTGCAAAGTTTGATGATTTGAAAGCTCAAGCAAGTCATAAGTTGGATGATTTAAAGAAAGCAGCAACAGATACCATCAATAAATTCAAAGGCTAAGCTTTGTATAAATGCTAAATAATGGATGCTCATATCTAGAGAAGAAAAGTTGCTATAAAAAATGAGCAATTATCTACTTTGATATGAGCGTCAATTCTTCAATACTGCTAAACTAGCCAGACTCAGTGATATGTTGAACTGTTTTTGGAGTAAACAAAATGTCGTGGCTTTCTTCCTTAAAATCTGTTTTTTCACCAGCGCAAGAAGTGAAGGAAGACGAGATTCAAACAGTTCTACAAAATTATATATTGCCGCATTCTGAAAACAGTTTAAAAGATCGTATCAGCCAAGTGAATGTACAAGGCCGAATTTTACAGCTTACAGTGAATACCTTTCCCCAAGAAAAGGACCATTTACAACAGATTCACGATGAGTTGGCCGAAGCTTTAGAAAAGTGTGGTATCCAAGAATTAAACTTACATATTATTCAACAGAAACATGCAGCGCATGGTGAAGCAGGTCATAGCTGCTCATCAAAGCCAAAAGCAGAGAACACCAATTTACCCCCTGTAATGGATGCTTCGCCTAAAGCAGAAGCTGATCCGAATAATCCCCCGATCCAAAAAGCGGCACCACAACAACGCGATGTAGCGGCACATCCACGCATCCAAAATGTGATTCTGGTTTCTTCTGGTAAAGGTGGGGTAGGTAAATCAACCACGACGGTCAACCTTGCACTCGCGTTACAACAACTCGGTTTAAAAGTTGGTGTTTTGGATGCAGATATCTATGGTCCAAGTATCCCAACAATGTTGGGCAATGCAGGCAGAACCCCGCAGATTGAAAATGAACACTTCGTACCTTTAGATGCTTATGGCATGGCGGTGCTGTCGATTGGACATTTAATTGGTGCGCACAATACACCCGTGGCTTGGCGTGGTCCAAAGGCGACAGGTGCGTTGATGCAGTTGTTCAATCAAACCTTATGGCCTGATTTAGATGTGTTGGTGATTGATATGCCACCAGGCACAGGAGATATTCAGCTGACTTTGGCGCAACGTATTCCAGTAACTGGTGCAGTGATTGTAACAACACCACAAAATGTTGCGTTGATGGATGCAACCAAAGGTATTGAATTATTTAATAAAGTGAATATTCCTGTTCTCGGTGTGATCGAAAATATGTCGACCCATATTTGCTCGAATTGCGGTCATGAAGAACAGATTTTTGGTACAGGCGGTGGTGATCAACTATCTGAGCAGTATCATATTCCATTGCTCGGTCATTTACCCTTAGATGCAAAAATCCGTGAACATGCAGATCAAGGTACACCAAGTGTGATCGCAAAGGATGCAGCCGCAGACAGTTATCTCAATATTGCACAAGCCGTGTTGCAACAAATGGATAAATTACCGAAACGTCAGAAAGACGATAAGCGTATCTTTTAAAATGCTTAAAAACCCAGCATATCCTGCTGGGTTTTTACTATTTGATTAAAATAAGTTTTTATTTTTACGCTTTAAAAATAAATTAAAAAAACAAAAAATGGTATGTTGCTTGCTTATCACTTGTTTTGATTTTTTGAGTATAGATCAATGATGCAATTTAAAGGCCTGATGGGTATTGTCAGTGTTTGTGCGGCTTTAGTTTTAAGTGCTTGTAATGGAGATAGTTCTTCAAATAGTAATAATCAGGTACAAGAAAAACCCAAGTTACAACCGATTGTGATCCAAGGCGCATTGCCTGTTGAATCAAAAAGAATGGCCTCAAAATTAGATAATGCAAGCTACGAAATCATTGGTGGTTGGGAATTTTGGAAAGGTACCTATAAAGGTTATCCAATGGTGATCTCTAAAACCCGTATGGGCATGAGCAACTCGGCCGCAGCGACAGCCATTGCAATTCAGCATTATCAGCCGATTGCGATTATCAATCAGGGAACCTCTGGCGGACACGATCCAGACTTAAAGGTATTTGATATTGTGCTAGGCAAATACACCACCAATATTGGCGCATTTAAAACACCAAATAAACCGATTGGTGGTGGTTCAAATGCGTTGGAATGGAATGAAGCGTTCGATGTGTTGCCTAAGGATGAGTCTGATCCAGAACCGATTGCAATTCGAAAATTTGAAGGTGATAAGGAACTTTTAGTTGCGGCTTACAAAGCTAAAGCACATTACACCAAGGGACAAGTGGTAGAAGGTACCATCGGTTCGGCAGATACGTGGAATAATGAACTTGATCGTATCAACTTTTTCCATACCAAATATGGAACCTCTGTAGAGGAAATGGAAGCTGCATCGGTTGCACAAATTGCGCAACAATTCAAAGTGCCATTCCTTGGGGTCCGTATCTTATCAAATAATATTACCAATAATGGTGCTTATAACCCTGCGACAGGAGAAGCTTGTCAGGACTATGCACTTGAGGTTGCAGAACAGTATATGAAGGCAAAAGCCGAAGCTAAATAATCTGTTTTCATAGAGAAGAAATCATTTAGATGGTTTCTTCTCTTTTATTTTTATAGCGATTTTTCCAGCTTCTAATCACCACCCAACGCCAGAGTAAATGTGTACTCAAATAAAATATAATGGCAAATAAAATAGCTTCGATAACGAGTCCAGAAACCAAGATCTTGGCTAAACTAAAATCAATATGACCATGCCCGAAGTTCTTAATCCAGTTTAAAATTTGATGTAACACACCAAGCAACATCTCCTTATTAATCATATTGACGTGATAAATTTTTGTCCCAAACCAAAAGCCTAAATACAGAATCGGTACCACGGTAAAGGGATTGGTCAACCATGCCATACAGAGGCCAATCGGTAAATTCACCTCAAAAAACAACACAGTCAAAATAATAAACAGAC
This window harbors:
- a CDS encoding GNAT family N-acetyltransferase, whose translation is MIETARLRLRQWQEEDYTSFAAMGNNLQVMEYFPKLLTRAESDAMIDKMKSIIETQGWGLWAVELKHNRQFIGFVGLHDQPTQFSFSPCVEIGWRLDQVYWGQGYAPEAAQAALAFAFEQLKLDKVVAFTTLENAKSQKVMQKLQMKKVSEFQHPALAADHPLSWHVLYEILRSDFIE
- the apbC gene encoding iron-sulfur cluster carrier protein ApbC translates to MSWLSSLKSVFSPAQEVKEDEIQTVLQNYILPHSENSLKDRISQVNVQGRILQLTVNTFPQEKDHLQQIHDELAEALEKCGIQELNLHIIQQKHAAHGEAGHSCSSKPKAENTNLPPVMDASPKAEADPNNPPIQKAAPQQRDVAAHPRIQNVILVSSGKGGVGKSTTTVNLALALQQLGLKVGVLDADIYGPSIPTMLGNAGRTPQIENEHFVPLDAYGMAVLSIGHLIGAHNTPVAWRGPKATGALMQLFNQTLWPDLDVLVIDMPPGTGDIQLTLAQRIPVTGAVIVTTPQNVALMDATKGIELFNKVNIPVLGVIENMSTHICSNCGHEEQIFGTGGGDQLSEQYHIPLLGHLPLDAKIREHADQGTPSVIAKDAAADSYLNIAQAVLQQMDKLPKRQKDDKRIF
- a CDS encoding 5'-methylthioadenosine/S-adenosylhomocysteine nucleosidase, producing MMQFKGLMGIVSVCAALVLSACNGDSSSNSNNQVQEKPKLQPIVIQGALPVESKRMASKLDNASYEIIGGWEFWKGTYKGYPMVISKTRMGMSNSAAATAIAIQHYQPIAIINQGTSGGHDPDLKVFDIVLGKYTTNIGAFKTPNKPIGGGSNALEWNEAFDVLPKDESDPEPIAIRKFEGDKELLVAAYKAKAHYTKGQVVEGTIGSADTWNNELDRINFFHTKYGTSVEEMEAASVAQIAQQFKVPFLGVRILSNNITNNGAYNPATGEACQDYALEVAEQYMKAKAEAK
- a CDS encoding DUF2062 domain-containing protein, with product MPKQFFHKWLPSSEKVASLKLMKIFGDRALNPLLWYVNRRSIAKAMFIGTFWGILPVPFHSLFIILTVLFFEVNLPIGLCMAWLTNPFTVVPILYLGFWFGTKIYHVNMINKEMLLGVLHQILNWIKNFGHGHIDFSLAKILVSGLVIEAILFAIIFYLSTHLLWRWVVIRSWKNRYKNKREETI